A window of Vigna unguiculata cultivar IT97K-499-35 chromosome 4, ASM411807v1, whole genome shotgun sequence contains these coding sequences:
- the LOC114180509 gene encoding uncharacterized protein LOC114180509, giving the protein MSNLAKLEFAALDISGENYLSWILDAEIHLDAMGLGDAIKEGNKASEQDKAKAMIFLRRHLHEGLKIEYLTIKDPSVLWKNLKERYDHQKTVISPKARYDWMHLRLQDFKTVSEYNSAMFRITSQLTLCGERITDEDMLEKTFSTFHATNLLLQQQYREKGQQLLRKSSSKRDQASSNSYVKEDFKKEKEEPHKNLAKEHEQGKGEASTHTRTSDIKCVKCLARGHVVS; this is encoded by the exons ATGTCAAATCTTGCAAAGCTTGAATTTGCGGCCCTTGATATTTCGGGGGAGAATTATTTATCATGGATTTTAGATGCTGAGATTCATCTAGATGCAATGGGTCTGGGTGATGCtattaaagaaggaaataaagcatctgaacAAGATAAAGCTAAAGCTATGATTTTCCTTCGTCGCCATCTTCATGAAGGGTTGAAAATTGAATACCTTACTATAAAAGACCCTTCTGTAttatggaaaaatttaaaagaaagatatgaCCACCAAAAGACCGTGATTTCGCCAAAAGCTCGTTATGATTGGATGCATTTACGGTTGCAAGATTTTAAAACTGTAAGTGAATATAATTCTGCAATGTTTAGAATTACTTCTCAATTGACTCTATGTGGAGAAAGAATTACTGATGAGGATATGTTGGAAAAAACATTCTCAACTTTTCATGCAACTAATTTGCTTTTGCAACAACAGTATCGTGAAAAAG GGCAACAACTATTAAGGAAATCGTCTTCTAAAAGAGATCAAGCTTCCTCTAATTCTTATGTCAAagaagatttcaagaaagaaaaggaagaaccCCATAAGAATCTAGCCAAGGAACATGAACAAGGCAAGGGTGAAGCATCTACACACACTCGTACTAGTGATATTAAGTGCGTCAAGTGTTTGGCAAGAGGCCATGTAGTTTCTTAG